A region from the Salidesulfovibrio onnuriiensis genome encodes:
- the hisD gene encoding histidinol dehydrogenase → MTCKTTSYTSKADWPTIDTWLAARKDPDTKVDGIVRDILADVRANGDEALARYTGKFDCAGFEARNIRVPVEHIAKAKASIPADDLAILEESIANIRAFHENQKEKSWWTTAEDGTILGQMVRPVERVGLYVPGGQGGETPLISSLIMNAVPAQVAGVPEIAVISPPRKDGTLNPYILTTAALLGLSEIHLAGSAWAIAALAYGTETIAPCDVIAGPGNIFVATAKAQLIGQIGIDMFAGPSEIAILADESANAAWLAADMLSQAEHDPLAASILVTTSPELGTAVCEELKTQTAALPRSEIAQKSLEDWGAVITVPDLDTGAELINLLAPEHLELAVNDAWSLLGKIKHAGAIFMGHHSPEPVGDYFAGPNHVLPTLRTVRFSSALSVETFVKKSSVIATSPDYVNEHADKIARLARLEGLEAHARSVECRRK, encoded by the coding sequence ATGACCTGTAAGACCACTTCATATACGTCAAAGGCCGATTGGCCCACCATTGATACCTGGCTTGCCGCGCGCAAGGATCCGGACACCAAGGTGGACGGCATTGTCCGCGACATTCTGGCCGACGTGCGCGCCAACGGAGACGAAGCCCTGGCCCGGTATACCGGCAAATTCGACTGCGCAGGGTTCGAGGCCCGCAACATCCGAGTGCCTGTTGAACACATCGCAAAGGCCAAGGCATCCATCCCGGCGGATGATCTGGCCATCCTCGAGGAGTCCATCGCCAACATCCGCGCCTTCCACGAAAACCAGAAGGAAAAATCCTGGTGGACCACGGCAGAGGACGGCACCATTCTCGGCCAGATGGTACGGCCCGTGGAACGCGTCGGCCTGTACGTTCCCGGCGGGCAGGGAGGCGAAACTCCACTCATCTCAAGCCTGATCATGAACGCCGTCCCCGCCCAAGTGGCGGGTGTCCCCGAGATAGCGGTCATTTCCCCGCCCCGCAAAGACGGCACCCTGAACCCCTACATCCTGACCACAGCCGCCCTGCTCGGTCTCTCGGAAATCCACCTGGCAGGCAGCGCCTGGGCCATTGCGGCCCTGGCCTACGGCACCGAAACCATCGCCCCCTGCGACGTCATCGCCGGCCCCGGGAACATCTTTGTGGCCACGGCCAAAGCCCAGCTCATCGGCCAGATCGGCATCGACATGTTTGCCGGCCCCAGCGAAATCGCCATCCTTGCCGACGAATCCGCCAATGCCGCTTGGCTTGCCGCGGACATGCTCTCCCAGGCCGAGCACGACCCTCTGGCAGCGTCCATCCTGGTGACCACAAGCCCGGAACTCGGGACTGCCGTTTGCGAGGAACTCAAGACACAGACAGCTGCCCTGCCCCGCAGTGAAATCGCCCAAAAATCCCTGGAGGACTGGGGAGCCGTCATCACTGTCCCGGACCTGGACACGGGGGCGGAACTCATCAACCTGCTGGCCCCGGAACACCTGGAGCTGGCCGTGAATGACGCCTGGTCCCTTCTCGGCAAGATCAAACACGCCGGAGCCATTTTCATGGGGCACCACTCCCCCGAGCCCGTGGGAGATTACTTTGCCGGCCCGAACCATGTGCTCCCCACTTTACGCACGGTCCGCTTCTCCTCGGCCCTGTCCGTGGAGACCTTTGTCAAGAAATCCAGCGTCATCGCCACCAGCCCGGATTATGTGAACGAGCACGCCGACAAGATTGCCCGTCTTGCCCGGCTGGAGGGCCTCGAAGCCCATGCCCGTTCTGTGGAATGCCGCAGGAAATAG
- a CDS encoding SO_0444 family Cu/Zn efflux transporter, translating to MEDVSVLFLNIVAESWHVLVDASPYVLLGFFVAGLLKAVVPDSFMARHLGGRSFWSVLKAALIGVPLPLCSCGVLPAAMGLRRQGAGKGAATAFMISTPETGVDSIAITYALMDPVMTVARPVAAFITAILAGILVNVFPEDDSRLPLEALVHTGHNHGCGCQGECGHQASSVWQRFKGGMDFAFGEMISDIGRWLLLGVLIAGVIAAVVPADFIERYVGQGFLSLLIMLVVGLPLYVCATASTPIAASLLLKGLSPGAALVFLLAGPATNGATITVMLKVLGKRAAMLYLAAIAVSSLALGWLVDRIYDHFNLDIRAVIADAGEVLPEWFGILCALVLLGLIVWSYLRKGTCDCCH from the coding sequence ATGGAAGACGTGAGCGTATTGTTTTTGAATATTGTTGCCGAGTCGTGGCATGTCCTGGTGGACGCCTCGCCATACGTGCTACTGGGTTTTTTTGTGGCCGGCCTGCTTAAGGCCGTGGTTCCGGACTCCTTTATGGCGCGTCATCTGGGCGGCAGGTCGTTTTGGTCCGTTCTCAAAGCCGCGCTCATAGGTGTTCCCTTGCCACTGTGCTCCTGCGGGGTGCTACCCGCCGCAATGGGATTGCGCAGGCAGGGGGCGGGGAAGGGAGCCGCCACCGCATTCATGATTTCCACGCCGGAAACAGGTGTGGACTCCATTGCCATCACCTATGCGCTCATGGATCCGGTCATGACCGTTGCCAGGCCCGTTGCAGCTTTTATTACCGCAATTCTTGCAGGCATTCTGGTCAATGTCTTCCCGGAGGACGATTCGCGGCTTCCGCTGGAAGCCCTTGTCCATACAGGGCATAATCATGGTTGTGGCTGTCAGGGAGAATGCGGGCACCAGGCTTCTTCCGTCTGGCAGCGTTTCAAGGGCGGGATGGATTTCGCCTTCGGCGAGATGATTTCCGATATAGGTCGCTGGCTTTTGCTGGGGGTGCTCATTGCCGGGGTGATCGCCGCAGTCGTGCCTGCGGATTTCATTGAGCGCTATGTGGGGCAGGGCTTTTTGTCACTGCTGATCATGCTGGTGGTGGGACTGCCTCTGTATGTCTGCGCAACCGCTTCCACCCCCATTGCAGCGTCACTGTTGCTCAAGGGGCTTTCTCCTGGCGCGGCGTTGGTGTTCCTGTTGGCCGGGCCAGCCACCAACGGGGCCACCATCACGGTCATGCTCAAGGTGCTCGGCAAAAGGGCGGCCATGCTGTATCTCGCCGCAATCGCCGTGTCTTCATTGGCTCTTGGATGGCTGGTGGATCGTATCTATGACCATTTCAATTTGGATATACGTGCGGTCATTGCGGACGCGGGCGAAGTGCTGCCGGAATGGTTCGGCATTCTTTGTGCCCTGGTGCTGCTTGGCCTTATTGTCTGGTCTTACCTGCGCAAGGGGACATGTGATTGTTGCCATTGA
- a CDS encoding ArsR/SmtB family transcription factor, whose amino-acid sequence MFMEEGEMTGNACNHSEKHGENVGQVRTAMLSEKDFLFLAELFKALGDYTRVRILYALSVSELCVCALAEVLDMSQSAISHQLRLLRAARLVRYRKEGKNVYYALDDDHVANLLQQGLDHIREEGQA is encoded by the coding sequence ATGTTCATGGAAGAGGGCGAAATGACAGGAAACGCATGCAACCACTCGGAAAAGCATGGTGAAAATGTAGGTCAGGTCAGGACCGCAATGCTCAGCGAAAAGGATTTCCTTTTTTTGGCGGAGCTGTTCAAGGCCCTGGGTGACTATACCCGAGTCAGAATTCTGTACGCGCTTTCCGTTTCTGAATTGTGCGTCTGTGCCTTGGCGGAGGTTCTGGATATGTCCCAGTCGGCCATTTCCCATCAGCTCAGGCTGCTTCGGGCGGCGCGGCTGGTCCGGTACAGAAAGGAAGGGAAGAACGTGTATTATGCGCTGGATGATGACCATGTGGCCAATCTTCTTCAGCAAGGACTTGATCACATCAGGGAAGAGGGGCAGGCATAG
- a CDS encoding outer membrane homotrimeric porin encodes MKRLVMLAVLCAFVFGMAATASAADIKATGAYTFEFIWSDMDFQDDAAAASKFDVYQRLRTKFEFIANENLKGVLYTEVGTSTWGRQMKDSTNITDASTAQNEGSVEIKAGYIDFNWPGTQQNIKVGHFGVALPSAVGGSIIQNDEAPALIVSGPITDNVSYLAGWVRADKAAASRNESSMDLWVGALPLTFDGVSVKPFFAIGGIGDQYTAGDIPLTGMKAHNATSTTEINSAWWAGVAFELTMFDPFVFKADVNYGRVDAEEDDADMSGWYAAASFAYTGWDFMKPELFFAYTSGEDGNGTSDLESERMPILSNDWALGSFFFGGDWGLSGSIDSENDGSGMGFWTVGVSLKDISFFEGMKHTVHVLYAQGTNDESILDAGYDATNRPQVQFGKTLLEDDSIFEIDLNTSYSIYDELTAYVELGWISADWDSKWEDAGINTDDTAYKVSMGLNYEF; translated from the coding sequence ATGAAACGTTTGGTAATGCTCGCCGTGCTCTGCGCATTCGTGTTCGGCATGGCAGCCACCGCAAGCGCCGCTGACATCAAAGCCACCGGTGCTTACACCTTTGAATTCATCTGGTCCGACATGGACTTCCAGGATGACGCTGCTGCTGCATCCAAGTTCGATGTCTACCAGCGCCTGCGCACCAAGTTCGAGTTCATCGCGAACGAGAACCTGAAGGGCGTTCTGTACACCGAAGTCGGCACCTCCACCTGGGGTCGCCAGATGAAAGACAGCACCAACATCACTGACGCTTCCACCGCTCAGAATGAAGGTTCCGTCGAAATCAAGGCCGGTTACATTGACTTCAACTGGCCCGGCACTCAGCAGAACATCAAAGTCGGTCACTTCGGCGTTGCTCTGCCTTCCGCTGTTGGCGGTTCCATCATCCAGAACGACGAAGCTCCGGCTCTGATCGTTTCCGGTCCGATCACCGACAACGTGTCCTACCTCGCTGGTTGGGTCCGCGCCGACAAGGCTGCTGCTTCCCGCAACGAAAGCAGCATGGACCTGTGGGTTGGCGCTCTGCCGCTGACCTTTGACGGCGTTTCCGTGAAGCCCTTCTTCGCCATCGGCGGCATCGGCGACCAGTACACTGCTGGCGACATTCCGCTCACCGGCATGAAAGCTCACAACGCTACCAGCACCACCGAAATCAACAGCGCTTGGTGGGCTGGCGTGGCTTTCGAACTGACCATGTTTGATCCGTTCGTGTTCAAGGCTGACGTGAACTACGGTCGCGTTGACGCTGAAGAAGACGATGCAGACATGTCCGGTTGGTATGCTGCTGCTTCCTTCGCTTACACCGGTTGGGACTTCATGAAGCCCGAACTGTTCTTCGCCTACACCTCTGGTGAAGACGGAAACGGCACCTCCGACCTGGAATCCGAACGTATGCCCATCCTGTCCAACGACTGGGCTCTCGGTTCCTTCTTCTTCGGCGGTGACTGGGGTCTGAGTGGTTCCATCGACTCTGAAAACGATGGTTCCGGCATGGGCTTCTGGACCGTTGGTGTGTCCCTCAAGGACATCTCCTTCTTCGAAGGCATGAAGCACACCGTGCACGTCCTGTACGCTCAGGGCACCAACGATGAAAGCATCCTGGATGCAGGTTACGACGCCACCAACCGCCCGCAGGTTCAGTTCGGCAAGACCCTGCTCGAAGATGACTCCATCTTTGAAATCGACCTGAACACCTCCTACTCCATCTACGACGAACTGACCGCCTACGTGGAACTCGGTTGGATCTCCGCAGATTGGGACAGCAAGTGGGAAGACGCCGGCATCAACACCGACGACACCGCTTACAAAGTGTCCATGGGTCTGAACTACGAGTTCTAA
- a CDS encoding chemotaxis protein, with product MSVKGKSAIDTGILLETGTNELEILEFYINETRKEGEPPTPNYFGINVAKVMQVIETPNLEPPESAPHPSFMGTIPLRQHILPVLDLSVWLDIDMPKTERDIVIVTEFSQSVTGFLVSGVTEIHRVGWQEVIPPAGIIAKSTDAIVGMVDKGGRFIQLLDLETILSEFSLDINPDTLTVTDKGYTALVADDSATIRTMLQQSLEVSNFNYIITNNGDEALRKIMELKARAEAEGKDITEYVNVVISDIEMPLMDGFSLTKNIKEDPVVGKLPVILYSSIITDELRHKGEAVRADFQISKPDLQHIAQKAIELIEGKKE from the coding sequence ATGAGCGTTAAAGGAAAATCTGCAATAGATACCGGCATCCTTCTCGAAACAGGTACCAATGAACTCGAAATCCTCGAATTCTACATCAACGAGACCAGAAAAGAGGGAGAACCGCCCACCCCCAACTACTTCGGCATCAACGTGGCCAAGGTCATGCAGGTCATTGAAACGCCGAACCTGGAGCCGCCTGAATCGGCCCCGCATCCCTCGTTCATGGGCACCATTCCCCTGCGACAGCACATCCTGCCGGTGCTCGACCTGAGCGTCTGGCTGGACATAGACATGCCGAAAACCGAACGGGACATAGTCATCGTCACCGAATTCAGCCAGTCAGTCACCGGGTTCCTGGTTTCCGGGGTCACGGAAATTCATCGCGTGGGCTGGCAGGAGGTCATCCCCCCGGCAGGCATCATCGCCAAAAGCACCGACGCCATCGTGGGCATGGTGGACAAGGGCGGCAGATTCATCCAGCTCCTAGACCTGGAAACCATCCTTTCCGAGTTCTCCCTGGACATCAACCCGGACACACTGACGGTCACGGACAAGGGCTACACCGCGCTGGTGGCCGACGACTCCGCGACCATCAGGACAATGCTCCAGCAGTCGCTGGAAGTTTCCAACTTCAACTACATCATCACCAACAACGGGGACGAGGCGCTCCGAAAAATCATGGAACTGAAGGCGCGGGCGGAAGCCGAGGGCAAGGACATCACCGAATACGTCAATGTGGTCATTTCCGACATCGAGATGCCGCTCATGGACGGATTCAGTCTGACCAAGAACATCAAGGAGGATCCGGTTGTTGGCAAACTTCCGGTGATCCTGTATTCGTCCATCATCACGGACGAGCTTCGCCACAAGGGGGAAGCGGTCAGGGCAGACTTCCAGATTTCCAAGCCCGACCTGCAACACATCGCCCAGAAGGCCATCGAACTCATCGAAGGTAAAAAGGAATAA
- a CDS encoding UbiX family flavin prenyltransferase yields MSKKRILLAVTGASGAQYGLEVAKALAANSSIELHLIVSEAARKVLQLEGVDEKTLTGAAHAIHAASNIAAPPASGSWLHDGMIICPCSMASLAAIAHGLGTNLIHRAADVTLKEARPLILAVRETPLSEIHLKNMLTAKQAGATILPASPGFYHKPETVEDLTRQIAGKILDQLGIPHDLFTRWGQ; encoded by the coding sequence ATGTCGAAGAAACGTATCCTGCTTGCAGTCACAGGCGCCAGCGGTGCCCAGTACGGCCTGGAAGTCGCCAAGGCCCTGGCTGCCAATTCCTCCATAGAACTCCATCTCATTGTTTCGGAAGCAGCCCGAAAGGTCTTGCAACTTGAAGGCGTGGACGAAAAAACACTGACCGGGGCCGCGCATGCGATTCACGCTGCAAGCAATATTGCCGCGCCCCCAGCCAGCGGTTCCTGGCTGCATGACGGCATGATCATTTGCCCCTGTTCCATGGCCTCCCTGGCAGCCATTGCCCATGGCCTGGGAACCAATCTGATCCACCGCGCCGCGGACGTAACGCTCAAGGAAGCCCGTCCCCTGATCCTGGCCGTGCGGGAAACGCCCCTGAGTGAAATTCATCTGAAAAACATGCTCACGGCCAAACAGGCCGGGGCAACCATATTACCGGCAAGCCCGGGTTTCTACCACAAGCCTGAAACAGTGGAGGATCTCACCCGGCAAATCGCGGGCAAAATTCTAGACCAACTGGGCATCCCCCACGATCTTTTCACCCGCTGGGGGCAATAG
- a CDS encoding UbiD family decarboxylase, which produces MGYRNLSQLLAALEQRGELVRIEKAVDADIEAGAIQRRVFEAGGPALLFTNVRDCRFPMAANLFGTRERMRFIFRDTISTVERLMRLKVDPSVAFKRPWEYLGAPRAAWNTMPRKVRSGPVMEQQCRISDLPRLVSWPRDGGGYVTLPQVYSESPEKPGFMGSNLGMYRVQLSGNDFERDREVGLHYQIHRGIGHHHAQAICRGEELRVNIFVGGPPAMTLGAVMPLPEGMPEVCFAGAMAGHRIPFVCREGQLPVLAEADFCISGRIDLKVQKPEGPFGDHLGYYSLTHDFPVLKVDAVHHRRDAVWPFTTVGRPPQEDTIFGEFIHELTSELVPTVFAGVHEVHAVDAAGVHPLLLAVGSERYVPYAAERQPQELITNALSLLGNTQTSLSKYVLISAKEDAPDLSAHDMPSFFDNLLRRIDLSRDLHFITRTTIDTLDYSGISLNQGSKVVISVAGPHKRELGTELPADFRLPKGFGSPTVFAPGILLVSGPGHDRKRDEHDPGMERLGAELEDIKGLEGFPFIFVVDDAEFTARSWDNFLWVGFTRSDPATDMYGVGAFTHCKHWGAETSVLIDARLKTYHAPPLEPVPEVERFVDSLGAPGGPLHGII; this is translated from the coding sequence ATGGGGTACAGAAATCTTTCTCAACTGCTCGCCGCCCTTGAACAGCGGGGTGAGTTGGTTCGTATTGAAAAGGCCGTTGACGCCGACATTGAAGCCGGGGCGATCCAGCGCCGCGTCTTTGAGGCCGGCGGGCCTGCGTTGCTGTTTACCAATGTCCGCGATTGCCGCTTTCCCATGGCCGCCAATCTTTTTGGCACCAGGGAACGCATGCGTTTCATTTTTCGCGATACCATATCCACGGTGGAGCGGCTCATGCGGCTCAAGGTGGATCCCTCCGTCGCGTTCAAACGGCCGTGGGAATACCTCGGAGCCCCCCGGGCCGCGTGGAACACCATGCCCAGAAAAGTGCGCTCGGGACCGGTCATGGAACAACAGTGCCGGATTTCGGATTTGCCCAGGCTCGTTTCCTGGCCCCGCGACGGCGGCGGGTATGTGACCTTGCCGCAGGTCTACAGCGAAAGCCCGGAAAAGCCCGGATTCATGGGCTCCAACCTGGGCATGTACAGGGTGCAGCTTTCCGGGAACGACTTTGAGCGGGACCGCGAGGTTGGGCTGCATTATCAGATTCATCGCGGCATCGGTCACCACCATGCCCAGGCCATCTGCAGGGGCGAGGAACTCCGGGTGAATATTTTCGTCGGCGGGCCCCCCGCCATGACCCTTGGGGCGGTCATGCCGTTGCCCGAAGGCATGCCCGAGGTCTGTTTTGCGGGCGCCATGGCCGGTCATCGGATTCCCTTTGTCTGCCGGGAAGGGCAATTGCCCGTTCTGGCGGAAGCGGATTTCTGCATCAGCGGCCGCATCGATCTCAAGGTCCAGAAGCCGGAAGGGCCCTTTGGCGACCATTTGGGCTATTACAGCCTGACGCACGACTTCCCGGTTCTCAAGGTGGATGCGGTCCATCACCGCAGGGATGCGGTCTGGCCGTTCACCACGGTGGGCAGGCCCCCGCAGGAGGATACGATCTTCGGGGAATTCATCCACGAACTGACCTCGGAACTGGTGCCCACGGTCTTTGCCGGGGTGCATGAGGTGCATGCCGTTGACGCAGCCGGGGTCCATCCCCTGTTGCTGGCCGTCGGCAGCGAGCGCTACGTGCCCTATGCGGCCGAGCGCCAGCCCCAGGAATTGATCACCAATGCGCTGTCGCTCCTGGGCAACACCCAGACCTCCCTGTCCAAGTACGTGCTCATTTCCGCCAAGGAGGATGCGCCGGACCTTTCCGCCCACGACATGCCCTCCTTTTTCGACAATTTGCTCCGGCGGATCGATCTGAGCCGCGACCTGCATTTCATCACCAGGACCACCATCGACACCCTGGATTATTCGGGCATCAGCCTGAACCAGGGCTCCAAAGTCGTCATTTCCGTGGCCGGACCGCACAAGCGCGAGCTGGGCACGGAGCTCCCCGCGGATTTCAGGCTGCCGAAAGGCTTTGGCTCACCCACGGTCTTTGCGCCGGGGATTCTATTGGTTTCCGGCCCCGGCCACGACCGGAAGCGGGATGAGCATGACCCCGGGATGGAACGGCTGGGAGCGGAGCTGGAAGACATCAAGGGATTGGAAGGGTTCCCGTTCATTTTTGTGGTGGACGATGCGGAATTCACGGCCAGGAGTTGGGATAATTTCCTGTGGGTGGGCTTCACCCGTTCGGATCCGGCCACCGACATGTACGGAGTGGGCGCGTTCACCCACTGCAAGCATTGGGGGGCCGAAACCTCGGTCCTCATCGACGCAAGGCTCAAGACATACCATGCGCCGCCTCTGGAGCCCGTGCCCGAGGTGGAACGATTCGTTGACTCTCTGGGGGCGCCCGGCGGGCCGCTTCACGGCATCATATAA
- a CDS encoding Hpt domain-containing protein, with protein sequence MINDPVLNVFVEETSERLGSIEAGLLRLEACGEDCDDALIHGIFRDAHSVKAGANLLKLKNIESLSHKLENILEMIRKGKMAPNDQAITVMLETVDKLRELVENITQSDSISIRLHEAMLNMVIQKAAEAREEA encoded by the coding sequence ATGATAAACGACCCTGTACTGAACGTCTTTGTGGAGGAGACTTCAGAGCGTCTGGGCTCCATTGAAGCAGGCCTGCTCAGGCTGGAGGCCTGCGGAGAGGACTGCGACGACGCACTGATCCACGGCATTTTCCGGGACGCCCACTCGGTCAAGGCAGGCGCAAATCTGCTCAAGCTGAAGAATATCGAGTCCCTTTCCCACAAACTGGAAAACATTCTGGAAATGATTCGCAAGGGGAAAATGGCCCCCAACGACCAAGCTATCACGGTCATGCTGGAAACCGTGGACAAGCTTCGGGAGCTGGTGGAAAACATCACCCAGAGCGACTCCATCAGCATCCGGCTGCACGAAGCCATGCTCAACATGGTCATTCAAAAGGCGGCCGAGGCCAGGGAAGAGGCCTGA
- a CDS encoding phosphoribosylaminoimidazolesuccinocarboxamide synthase, protein MKTVIQTDIKNYPLLSRGKVRDIYDIDEETLLIVTSDRISAYDVVMPDPIPQKGVVLNQITLFWMEMMGDMVENHIIASEVDDFPEPLRAYRDQLEGRAVLVKKAKPLPIECIVRGFITGSGWSDYQKTGNVCGHKLPENLQESEMLEKPIFTPSTKAELGEHDENITLEKAATLLGEDMMRKVEKLSLDIYSRARDYAKKRGILIADTKFEFGTIGDRLILIDEVLTPDSSRFWPMEGYKPGAGQPSFDKQFLRDWLMDIGFNKQPPGPAIPEDINAQTRSKYIEAYRLLTGSDLDI, encoded by the coding sequence ATGAAAACCGTCATCCAGACCGACATCAAGAACTACCCGCTGCTCTCGCGCGGCAAGGTCAGGGACATCTACGACATCGACGAGGAAACCCTGCTCATCGTCACCTCGGACCGCATCTCGGCCTATGACGTGGTCATGCCCGATCCCATCCCCCAGAAAGGCGTGGTGCTCAACCAGATCACCCTGTTCTGGATGGAAATGATGGGCGATATGGTGGAAAACCATATCATCGCCTCAGAAGTGGACGATTTCCCCGAACCGCTCAGGGCGTATCGCGACCAGCTCGAGGGCCGCGCAGTGCTGGTGAAAAAGGCCAAGCCCCTGCCCATCGAATGCATCGTTCGCGGCTTCATCACCGGATCCGGCTGGAGCGATTACCAAAAAACAGGCAATGTCTGCGGGCACAAGCTCCCGGAAAATCTCCAGGAATCCGAAATGTTGGAAAAGCCGATATTCACGCCATCCACCAAGGCGGAACTGGGCGAGCATGACGAGAACATCACCCTGGAAAAGGCGGCGACGCTTCTTGGCGAAGACATGATGCGCAAGGTCGAAAAACTTTCTCTGGACATCTATTCCAGAGCTCGCGACTATGCAAAGAAGCGCGGAATCCTGATCGCGGACACCAAGTTCGAGTTCGGCACCATAGGCGACCGCCTCATTCTCATAGATGAGGTGCTCACCCCGGACTCCTCCCGCTTCTGGCCCATGGAAGGATATAAGCCGGGCGCGGGTCAACCCAGCTTCGACAAGCAGTTCCTGCGCGACTGGCTGATGGACATCGGTTTCAACAAGCAGCCTCCGGGACCCGCCATCCCCGAGGACATCAACGCCCAGACCCGCTCCAAATACATCGAGGCCTACCGCCTGCTGACAGGGAGCGACCTGGACATCTAG
- the tpx gene encoding thiol peroxidase produces MNERSGIVTFQGSPLTLLGNEVRVGDTAPDFTAVDNDMNPVSLADFKGKKLILAAVPSLDTPVCDMETRRFNTEAASLGSDVKIVTLSMDLPFAQKRWCGAAGVDAVRTLSDHREASFGTAYGVLIKELRLLARAVFVVDPSGTVVHAEYVPDITREPEYEAVLNAVKSIG; encoded by the coding sequence ATGAACGAAAGATCGGGGATCGTGACGTTTCAGGGAAGTCCGCTGACTTTGTTGGGAAATGAAGTGCGCGTCGGCGACACTGCTCCGGATTTTACCGCAGTGGATAACGATATGAATCCGGTTTCCCTGGCCGATTTCAAGGGAAAGAAACTGATTCTCGCTGCAGTTCCCTCGCTGGATACTCCCGTGTGCGATATGGAAACGCGCAGGTTCAACACCGAGGCGGCGTCCCTAGGGAGCGACGTGAAGATCGTGACCCTGAGCATGGATCTGCCTTTTGCGCAGAAGCGCTGGTGCGGCGCCGCGGGGGTCGATGCGGTCCGTACGCTTTCGGACCACCGCGAGGCGAGTTTCGGCACGGCTTACGGTGTGTTGATCAAGGAACTTCGGCTGTTGGCGCGGGCTGTTTTTGTCGTTGATCCGTCAGGGACGGTGGTCCATGCGGAGTATGTTCCCGACATCACCCGGGAACCTGAGTATGAAGCGGTTTTGAATGCCGTGAAATCAATTGGTTAG
- a CDS encoding helix-hairpin-helix domain-containing protein: MLDSELLSLPGIGEKTARILWDRFGSLTAMREAGVKEIEALPGIGRKRAEKIQAQLLEMPRNRR; this comes from the coding sequence ATGTTGGACAGTGAACTGTTGAGCCTGCCGGGAATAGGGGAAAAGACGGCCCGGATTCTCTGGGACCGTTTCGGGTCGCTGACGGCTATGCGGGAGGCGGGCGTCAAAGAAATCGAGGCCTTACCCGGCATCGGTAGGAAGCGAGCGGAAAAGATCCAGGCCCAACTTTTGGAAATGCCGCGAAACAGACGTTAG
- a CDS encoding metal-dependent hydrolase encodes MEITWFGHANFRYRHGDTDLFVDPFFVGNPSAPVTYDQIAKADVILVTHDHTDHVGQALELAIRLDAEVVGVHDTIQNLIAQGLPESLGVPMNIGGTVERGGVKIKMVQALHSSITGTAVGFILTMPDNRCIYHAGDTGLFGDMELFSRFNDIDIAALPIGGRFTMDAQEAAYACKLLKCNTVIPMHWGTWPILAQNTEAFDRELKKTTPDTKILHLEIGKPKEI; translated from the coding sequence ATGGAAATCACATGGTTCGGACATGCAAATTTCCGCTACAGGCACGGCGACACCGACCTGTTCGTGGATCCGTTCTTCGTGGGCAATCCGTCCGCCCCGGTCACCTACGACCAAATAGCGAAGGCCGATGTCATCCTGGTGACGCACGACCATACCGATCACGTGGGACAGGCGCTGGAATTGGCCATCCGCCTGGACGCGGAGGTGGTGGGGGTTCACGACACCATTCAGAACCTCATTGCCCAAGGGCTGCCCGAATCCCTGGGAGTGCCCATGAACATCGGCGGCACCGTTGAACGCGGCGGCGTCAAGATCAAGATGGTCCAGGCGCTGCACTCCAGCATCACCGGCACTGCCGTGGGCTTCATCCTGACCATGCCGGACAACAGATGCATCTACCACGCCGGGGACACAGGCCTTTTCGGCGACATGGAACTGTTCTCCAGATTCAACGACATAGACATTGCAGCCCTGCCCATTGGAGGGAGGTTCACCATGGACGCTCAGGAAGCGGCCTATGCCTGCAAGCTACTCAAGTGCAACACGGTCATTCCCATGCACTGGGGCACCTGGCCCATCCTGGCGCAAAACACCGAGGCTTTTGACCGGGAACTAAAAAAAACAACGCCGGATACGAAAATCCTGCACCTTGAGATAGGAAAGCCCAAAGAAATCTAA